GGACAAGAACTCCGGCGCCGACTTCCAGGCCGGCAAGCAGACGCTGAACGGCGAGCAGTCGCTCGCCTTCGTGCGGACCCGGTACGCGTTCGCGGGCAGCGACCTGGACCGTACGAAGAACCAGCAGAAGTTCCTCGCGGCGCTGGCGAGCCAGACGGCGACGCCGTCCACGATCCTCAACCCGTTCAAGCTGTACCCGACGATGGGCGCCGGCCTGGACACCCTGATCGTGGACAAGGACATGTCGCTCTGGTCGCTGAGCCAGATGTTCTTCGCGATGAAGGGCGTCACGGGCGGCGACGGCACCTCGATGAACATGCCGATCTCGGGCTCCACCGGCGGCAATCTGGTCTGGGACAAGGCCAAGGTCAAGCAGCTGGTGGAACAGCTCAACAACGACGAGAAGGTCACCGTCTCCAGCAACTGACGGCGGAAACGACTGACAGCAGCCCACGCAGGGCCCGGACGGCGAACCGTCCGGGCCCTGCGTCAGTCGACCCCTCCCCGGATCCGCCGCCCGCTCGCCGCGTCGCCCGCGGTCATCGCCCGCCTACCGCGGGCCCCTGCGGCTCGACCTCGTCCAGGTCCTCGTACAGCGCGTCCAGAATCCGCCCTGTGGGCTCGCCCTGCGGCGAGAGCTCGGCCAGGCACCAGCCGGGCAGTTCCTGCTCGATCACGGGCGGCAGATCGCCGTCGGCCGGGTCGGCCAGTCCGTAGAGAAGGCCGAACGCGGTCTCCTTCGCCACCTCGCGGGCTATCTCCCCCAGATCGCCGGGGCTCAGACCGAGGGCCAGCGCCCGCTCGACGGCGCCACCGGCGAGCCCGTCCTTCCGGTAGGCCTCGACCCAGTCGGCGGCCGCCGAGCTCCACCCGTCGATGTCCTGCCAGACCATGCGCAGGAAGCGGTAGCGGGCGAGCTGCGGGATGTTCTCCTCGGCCTCGGAGTCGGCCCAGCCGACGGCGTCCTCGGCACCGAGCGCGGTGAACAGGTCGGTGAGCTTGTCGATGTCGATGTCGGTCATGGAAGGGGAAGGTACGCCACGGGCCACGAAGCCGCGGTGGTCGGCTATTCGTTGTGTTCGATGTTGCCCCACTCGTCCATCGTGGGGCGGATCTTCATGGGTTCCTGGACGTCGATGTCCGAGCGCCGTGGACCCTCCGGTCCCGCCGGCCCGATGCGCATCATCCGTTCGACCCGGACGATCTGGTAGCAACGCCCCCGTACCTCCAGCTCATTGGGCCTCAGCCGCTTCATGAACCCGTCCGCCGCCCGCGCGTACACGGCGGCCTCCCGCTCGTCGACCTCCCCGATCAGCGGCATGACCTCCTTCAGATAGTGGGCCAGTGAGCGCCGCGCGTCCTGCGGGGTGGGGTGCTGGCTCGACGCCATCGACCAGGACTTCTCCTTGCGCTCCATGACCCGGAAGACGACCGGTAGCAGCACCACACCGGGATGCGTCCGCAACGCCCTCTGCGAATCCGCCAGTACGTCGGGCGGGTAGCGGTCCGAGGTGTACGAGAGCGGCAGCAGGCCCACCCGGTCGAGCCCCTCCGTCAGCCCCACCGCCGCCGCGTGGTCGATGACGAAGCCCTTGGTGGTCGAGGGCGTGCGCGTCTGGACGTCCCAGCCCTCCGAGTCGACGTCGGTGGGCCTGGGCGGCTCCAGGCGGCCCCCGCTGCTCCTGGCGAACTCGTCGGCGCGCACGACGCGGTAACGCGTGTCGCCGACGGTCAGTTCGTTCAGCGGCTCGGTCTCCAGCCGGTGCACCGCGTCGAGCAGGACACGCCGCTCGCGGGGGTCGTCCGTGTCGTCCTTGGCCCTGAACCAGAGATGGGAGTTCAGCTCGTCGCGGGCGTCCTGCGGAAAGCCGGTGCCCATGTCGGTGATCAGCCGCCATCGCGGCCGCTCGCCGCGCCGCTGCTCGGCGATGCCGAAGAGCGGCCCCCGGAGCGCGATCCTCCCGTACGTCCGGGACGCGGCGAAGGCGTCCGCCTCGGTGACCAGGGACACCGGATCGTCCCGGTGCTCCACGTTGATCACGAGGTGATCCGGCGGTTTCTGAAGGTGATCGCCCATGCACCCAGTGTGCCGAGGCGCTCGGCGGAAGATGGGGGAAATATGGGAAACCGGTCATCCCCGCGCCGGTTGCCGACGCCGGAATGACCGGTTCTCTCGCTGCGTACCTCGGACCACGGGTGCCGGTTACGGCAGGTTGCGCGCCATGACGATGCGCTGGACCTGGTTCGTGCCCTCGTAGATCTGCGTGATCTTGGCGTCGCGCATCATCCGCTCCACCGGGTAGTCCCGCGTGTAGCCGTAGCCGCCGAGCAGCTGGACCGCGTCCGTGGTGATCTCCATCGCCACGTCGGAGGCGAAACACTTGGCCGCGGCGCCGAAGAAGGTGAGGTCGCTGTCTAGGCGCTCGGACTTGGCGGCGGCGGAGTAGGTGAGCTGACGGGCCGCCTCCAGCTTCATGGCCATGTCGGCGAGCATGAACTGGA
This sequence is a window from Streptomyces sp. NBC_01217. Protein-coding genes within it:
- a CDS encoding DUF5954 family protein, producing MGDHLQKPPDHLVINVEHRDDPVSLVTEADAFAASRTYGRIALRGPLFGIAEQRRGERPRWRLITDMGTGFPQDARDELNSHLWFRAKDDTDDPRERRVLLDAVHRLETEPLNELTVGDTRYRVVRADEFARSSGGRLEPPRPTDVDSEGWDVQTRTPSTTKGFVIDHAAAVGLTEGLDRVGLLPLSYTSDRYPPDVLADSQRALRTHPGVVLLPVVFRVMERKEKSWSMASSQHPTPQDARRSLAHYLKEVMPLIGEVDEREAAVYARAADGFMKRLRPNELEVRGRCYQIVRVERMMRIGPAGPEGPRRSDIDVQEPMKIRPTMDEWGNIEHNE